The following coding sequences lie in one Deltaproteobacteria bacterium genomic window:
- a CDS encoding sigma-70 family RNA polymerase sigma factor encodes MAPEDEALLQRALRGDRAARRQLAERLIDPIQREVAISVTRAAVGSGRDGRQEVRDLVQDVLVVLFEHDARELRRWDPARGRSLESFVRLIARRRVARVLGQRRGNPWALVLIDAEPEDAGATEGAEGNHTEGELLARLEQRNLLDTLLLALQSRMDDRDHELFELVFVEERDPAEVAELVGISRGAVSAWGYRMRKLARALASQIGDDNSSSTAVASSTGEVGRG; translated from the coding sequence GTGGCGCCCGAAGACGAAGCGTTGCTGCAGCGCGCCTTGCGAGGTGATCGCGCGGCGCGACGCCAGCTGGCCGAGCGGCTGATCGATCCGATCCAGCGCGAGGTCGCCATCAGTGTCACCCGAGCCGCGGTCGGCAGTGGGCGCGACGGACGTCAGGAGGTCCGCGACTTGGTGCAGGACGTGCTCGTGGTGCTGTTCGAGCACGACGCCCGTGAGCTCCGCCGCTGGGATCCCGCGCGCGGCCGCAGCCTCGAGAGCTTTGTCCGATTGATCGCGCGTCGTCGCGTGGCGCGGGTGCTCGGGCAGCGTCGGGGCAACCCCTGGGCGCTGGTGCTCATCGACGCCGAGCCCGAGGACGCCGGCGCCACCGAGGGCGCCGAGGGCAATCACACCGAGGGCGAGCTCCTGGCCCGACTCGAGCAACGCAACCTCCTGGACACGCTGTTGCTGGCCCTGCAATCGCGCATGGACGACCGCGATCACGAGTTGTTCGAATTGGTGTTTGTCGAGGAGCGCGACCCCGCGGAGGTCGCCGAGTTGGTCGGCATCTCGCGGGGTGCCGTGAGTGCGTGGGGCTATCGCATGCGCAAGCTCGCACGCGCGCTCGCATCGCAGATCGGCGATGACAACTCGTCATCGACCGCGGTCGCATCGTCAACGGGGGAGGTGGGGCGTGGATGA
- a CDS encoding universal stress protein — MSDSDGQHFQRILVPVDFQPADDEATEAGRAVVIGGHGIEFSPASLRAVGMAATIARASKGKIVLVHVTPAMQSTSMYTGPVTLPAAIIEEIESKARATSQGALRHLADQHCAGLPVEFAIGPGHPAQCVLEEAARFQADLIVMAASGRSRVARFFVGSTADRVIREAPCPVLVIPAR; from the coding sequence GTGAGCGACAGCGACGGTCAGCACTTCCAGCGCATCCTCGTGCCGGTCGATTTCCAGCCCGCCGACGACGAGGCCACCGAGGCGGGTCGAGCGGTCGTCATCGGCGGCCACGGCATCGAGTTCTCGCCGGCGTCGCTGCGCGCCGTGGGCATGGCCGCGACCATCGCCCGCGCATCCAAGGGCAAGATCGTGCTGGTCCACGTCACGCCCGCGATGCAGTCGACCAGCATGTACACCGGGCCGGTGACCTTGCCGGCGGCGATCATCGAGGAGATCGAGAGCAAGGCCCGCGCCACCTCGCAGGGCGCGCTGCGTCATCTCGCCGATCAGCACTGCGCAGGTCTGCCGGTCGAGTTCGCCATCGGTCCGGGTCATCCCGCGCAGTGCGTGCTCGAGGAGGCCGCTCGCTTCCAGGCCGACCTCATCGTCATGGCTGCCAGCGGCCGCAGTCGCGTCGCGCGGTTCTTCGTCGGCAGCACCGCGGATCGCGTGATCCGCGAGGCGCCGTGCCCTGTGCTCGTCATCCCGGCGCGCTGA
- the trxA gene encoding thioredoxin: MHQVERAVARDYDHLDKLEQDTDLGELRNWPRFIELFAERRARLARAEPVREITADAFEGAVLGASVPVLVDFTASWCGPCRRQAPILDRLAQSADGNYRIVKVDIDACPELAQRYDATSVPTLVVFHRGHEVARTVGLSQRDELQALLAQAHDDA; this comes from the coding sequence ATGCATCAGGTCGAGCGCGCGGTCGCCCGCGACTACGATCACCTCGACAAGCTCGAACAGGACACCGACCTCGGCGAGCTGCGCAACTGGCCCCGCTTCATCGAGCTGTTCGCCGAGCGGCGCGCCCGCCTGGCCCGCGCGGAGCCGGTGCGGGAGATCACCGCCGACGCCTTCGAGGGTGCGGTGCTGGGCGCGAGCGTACCCGTGCTGGTCGACTTCACCGCATCGTGGTGCGGCCCATGCCGCCGCCAGGCGCCGATCCTCGACCGCCTGGCGCAGAGCGCCGACGGCAACTACCGCATCGTGAAGGTCGACATCGACGCCTGCCCCGAGCTCGCGCAGCGCTACGATGCGACCAGCGTGCCCACGCTGGTGGTGTTCCACCGCGGCCACGAGGTCGCCCGCACGGTCGGGTTGTCGCAGCGCGACGAGCTGCAGGCCCTGCTCGCGCAGGCCCACGACGACGCCTGA
- a CDS encoding SDR family NAD(P)-dependent oxidoreductase, giving the protein MSAASVLESARNLGSRSTAQEALGGLSLKGRRLVVTGASSGLGIETARVLARAGGDVVVACRDTATGERVAAELRTGFGPNAGTLSVAALDLADLDSVAAFARGIVEGGQPLDHLVNNAGVMATPLSFTKQGFELQVGTNHVGHHLLTRLLLPALERAPAARVVTLSSAMHTRGRGERLLRTLGDDRRYESRRYAPFDAYSDAKLANASFARALAKRVPQHITSLSVHPGVIATALSRSMGVMGVVFRAVGRPFMKSVPQGAATTVFAVAAPELTAHSGAYLADCAVTRASAEARDEGFADTLWDRTEALVDAYLR; this is encoded by the coding sequence ATGTCGGCGGCATCGGTTCTCGAGTCTGCGCGCAACCTGGGCTCCCGCAGCACGGCCCAGGAGGCCCTCGGTGGGCTGTCGCTCAAGGGCCGTCGCCTGGTGGTGACCGGTGCGAGCTCGGGGCTCGGCATCGAGACCGCGCGGGTGCTCGCACGTGCCGGAGGTGACGTCGTGGTGGCGTGCCGCGACACCGCCACGGGCGAGCGCGTCGCCGCCGAGCTGCGCACGGGTTTCGGCCCCAACGCCGGCACGCTGAGCGTGGCCGCGCTGGACCTCGCCGACCTCGACTCGGTCGCCGCGTTCGCGCGCGGGATCGTCGAGGGCGGGCAGCCGCTCGATCACCTCGTCAACAACGCCGGCGTGATGGCGACGCCGCTGTCGTTCACCAAGCAGGGCTTCGAGCTCCAGGTCGGCACCAACCACGTCGGCCACCACCTGCTGACGCGCCTGCTGCTGCCCGCGCTCGAGCGCGCGCCGGCAGCCCGCGTCGTCACGCTGTCGAGCGCAATGCATACCCGCGGCCGCGGCGAGCGACTCCTGCGAACCCTCGGCGACGACCGGCGCTACGAGTCGCGACGCTATGCGCCGTTCGACGCCTACAGCGATGCCAAGCTCGCCAACGCATCGTTCGCGCGCGCGCTCGCGAAGCGCGTGCCGCAGCACATCACGTCGCTCTCCGTGCACCCGGGCGTGATCGCGACCGCACTGTCGCGCAGCATGGGTGTGATGGGCGTGGTCTTCCGCGCCGTCGGGCGTCCGTTCATGAAGTCGGTGCCACAGGGCGCGGCGACCACCGTGTTCGCCGTCGCGGCGCCCGAGCTCACCGCGCACTCCGGGGCCTACCTCGCCGACTGTGCGGTGACGCGCGCGAGCGCAGAGGCACGCGACGAGGGCTTCGCCGACACACTCTGGGATCGCACCGAAGCGTTGGTCGACGCGTATCTGCGGTGA
- a CDS encoding DUF3224 domain-containing protein: protein MHAQGSFEVKMNAQPPLSERDGVVIGRATFDKHFSGGLEATSVVWFTSVRTPDPAAAAYVAIERIDGTLDGRAGSFVVTHLATSDADGRSLEVVIVGGSGTGALVGITGRMTIQVEGGRHAYELDYTLG, encoded by the coding sequence ATGCACGCACAGGGGTCGTTCGAGGTGAAGATGAACGCACAGCCGCCGCTGTCCGAGCGCGACGGCGTCGTCATCGGTCGCGCCACATTCGACAAGCACTTCTCGGGTGGGCTCGAGGCGACCAGCGTGGTGTGGTTCACGTCGGTACGGACGCCGGACCCGGCGGCCGCGGCCTACGTCGCGATCGAGCGCATCGACGGCACCCTCGACGGTCGCGCGGGCTCGTTCGTCGTCACGCACCTCGCCACCAGCGACGCCGACGGGCGCTCGCTCGAGGTCGTGATCGTGGGTGGGTCGGGCACCGGCGCGTTGGTCGGCATCACCGGTCGCATGACGATTCAAGTCGAGGGTGGACGCCACGCGTACGAGCTCGACTACACCCTCGGCTAG
- a CDS encoding DUF4214 domain-containing protein yields MRTTWIILSCLSLGGCYVGTTGDRAPWFDGTERAFPLREPDDVAQGWFLAATRYQELSYEIVDGVAVHEGDIVLGRVVDFDAVALGQRAPDRSAVKPDRLWTDAVVPYVFDDDLPQSIRDEVGQAIEHWHQHTRLRFVPRSSEPDYVRIQPGDGCSSNVGRLGGEQGVWLSGGCGVGSIIHELGHTAGLWHEQSRADRDANVTIDWANIAPGFEHNFLTYLEQGTEGADIGGYDIGSIMHYPSWAFAIDPDRPTITTPDGGWIEGQRERLSDGDLGGIAHLYGAMQGAFDPTCYVSELYRDVLGREPDAGGLVSWVGAIEGGVGASSVADGFVRSEEARTGFVVDRYLALLRREPDAAGLEGWVKAMLGGLGEHTMTIGFLASPEYWESIAGSDGHGLVAQLYKDVLGREGSEMEIQGWLGASLAGVKTRRDVVTAFVTSDEHRALAIAETYRRVLDREPDPAGAAAWLDAMRDGSTIESVRVAFLSSPEYLSRCPSK; encoded by the coding sequence ATGCGAACCACGTGGATCATCCTCTCGTGCTTGTCGTTGGGCGGTTGCTACGTCGGTACCACCGGTGATCGTGCGCCGTGGTTCGACGGCACCGAGCGCGCCTTCCCGCTGCGGGAGCCAGATGACGTCGCGCAGGGCTGGTTCCTCGCGGCGACGCGGTACCAAGAGCTGTCCTACGAAATCGTCGACGGGGTCGCGGTGCACGAGGGCGACATCGTGCTGGGTCGCGTGGTCGACTTCGACGCGGTCGCGTTGGGGCAGCGCGCGCCCGATCGCTCGGCGGTCAAACCCGATCGCCTGTGGACCGACGCCGTGGTCCCCTACGTTTTCGACGATGACCTGCCGCAGTCGATCCGCGACGAGGTCGGCCAGGCGATCGAGCACTGGCACCAACACACGCGCCTGCGCTTCGTGCCGCGCAGCAGCGAGCCCGACTACGTCCGCATCCAGCCCGGCGACGGCTGCTCGTCGAACGTCGGGCGGCTCGGCGGCGAGCAGGGCGTGTGGCTCTCGGGCGGCTGCGGCGTGGGCTCGATCATCCACGAGCTCGGCCACACCGCGGGCCTGTGGCACGAGCAGTCGCGGGCCGATCGCGACGCCAACGTGACGATCGACTGGGCGAACATCGCCCCCGGCTTCGAGCACAACTTCCTCACCTATCTCGAGCAGGGCACCGAGGGCGCCGACATCGGCGGCTATGACATCGGCTCGATCATGCACTACCCCTCGTGGGCGTTCGCCATCGACCCCGACCGACCGACCATCACCACGCCAGACGGCGGCTGGATCGAGGGCCAACGCGAGCGACTGAGCGACGGCGACCTCGGCGGCATCGCGCACCTCTACGGCGCGATGCAGGGCGCCTTCGATCCGACGTGCTACGTCAGCGAACTCTACCGCGACGTGCTCGGGCGCGAGCCCGATGCCGGCGGCCTGGTGAGCTGGGTCGGGGCCATCGAAGGCGGCGTCGGTGCCTCGAGCGTCGCCGACGGGTTCGTGCGCTCCGAGGAGGCGCGCACCGGGTTCGTCGTCGATCGCTACTTGGCGCTGCTGCGCCGCGAGCCCGACGCAGCCGGGCTCGAAGGCTGGGTGAAGGCGATGCTCGGCGGCCTCGGCGAGCACACGATGACGATCGGGTTCCTCGCCAGCCCGGAGTACTGGGAGTCGATCGCGGGCAGCGACGGACACGGCCTCGTCGCCCAGCTGTACAAGGACGTGCTCGGCCGCGAAGGCAGCGAGATGGAGATCCAGGGCTGGCTCGGGGCGTCGCTCGCGGGCGTGAAGACCCGCCGCGACGTCGTGACCGCGTTCGTCACGAGCGACGAGCACCGCGCGCTGGCCATCGCCGAGACCTACCGTCGGGTGCTGGACCGCGAGCCCGATCCCGCCGGCGCGGCGGCCTGGCTCGACGCCATGCGCGACGGCAGCACGATCGAGTCCGTGCGCGTTGCGTTCCTCTCGAGCCCCGAGTACCTCTCGCGCTGCCCGTCGAAGTGA
- a CDS encoding right-handed parallel beta-helix repeat-containing protein, with amino-acid sequence MARLPLCNRILFALAGLTPACGNSPAGGSDLADTGTSEAAETHEGPTPGEATAGTMGSDPTTSDSLDPDTGADTDGTSGPDDPPPPGGEYPLPPGVGSGPTVYAAADGDDAQDGLTLETAVRTLDRALELAEPGSIIEIGGGEYEGFMVSDGEFGTEDQWILMRPLDGEDVTITSSGDGPTIYFYADACDEDNGLVDGNCTHAFVRLEGLRVQGSPNGGGDGNAIKIDTPRVQLVNNRLCCSVADVIKNVRTADDTVIYGNEIYQDPAIVTPGDNAQGIDITGADRLQVVGNYLHDLTDIAAYAKGNSREVVFEGNMIADTGKGGEGNAIMCGQSTDADRLVDGDYETYDCMVRNNVIAHVAGACVAVGSSRGARVYNNTCFDTATMIHAALMLTNESEVGQPSTDVEFRGNIVAQSSSSRVFTDTEDLGMTDWSTLVVGDNLYFAEGGAPVFTLNASGLYDGGDAAAWNAALSDLTGHGDASTIADPKFVDTTRLEPSAGSPAVDAMPCLVGYDFDGQSRPSDGEVCDIGAIELD; translated from the coding sequence ATGGCTCGCCTCCCGCTGTGTAACCGCATCCTGTTCGCGCTCGCTGGGCTGACCCCCGCGTGCGGCAACTCCCCGGCAGGCGGCTCTGACCTCGCGGACACGGGGACATCCGAAGCCGCCGAGACCCACGAAGGTCCGACGCCGGGTGAAGCGACCGCAGGCACGATGGGCAGCGATCCGACCACCTCCGATTCGCTCGATCCCGACACCGGTGCCGATACCGACGGCACGTCGGGACCGGACGATCCCCCGCCACCTGGCGGCGAGTATCCGCTCCCGCCGGGCGTCGGCTCGGGTCCGACCGTCTACGCGGCCGCCGACGGCGACGACGCCCAGGACGGCCTCACGCTCGAAACCGCGGTGCGTACGCTCGACCGTGCACTCGAGCTCGCCGAGCCCGGCTCGATCATCGAGATCGGCGGTGGCGAGTACGAGGGCTTCATGGTCAGCGACGGCGAGTTCGGCACCGAGGACCAGTGGATCCTGATGCGACCGCTCGACGGCGAGGACGTGACGATTACGAGCAGTGGTGATGGACCGACGATTTACTTCTACGCCGACGCATGCGACGAGGACAACGGCCTGGTCGACGGCAACTGCACCCACGCATTCGTCCGTCTCGAGGGTCTCCGCGTGCAAGGTAGCCCCAATGGTGGTGGCGACGGCAACGCGATCAAAATCGACACGCCGCGGGTCCAGCTGGTGAACAACCGCCTGTGTTGCTCGGTGGCCGACGTGATCAAGAACGTGCGCACCGCCGACGACACCGTGATCTACGGCAACGAGATCTACCAAGATCCGGCGATCGTCACGCCCGGCGACAACGCCCAGGGCATCGACATCACCGGCGCCGATCGCCTGCAGGTGGTCGGCAACTACCTCCACGACCTCACCGACATCGCCGCCTACGCCAAGGGCAACTCGCGCGAGGTCGTGTTCGAGGGCAACATGATCGCCGACACGGGCAAGGGCGGCGAGGGCAACGCGATCATGTGTGGGCAGTCGACCGATGCCGATCGTCTGGTCGATGGCGACTACGAGACCTACGACTGCATGGTGCGCAACAACGTCATCGCCCACGTCGCCGGCGCGTGCGTGGCGGTCGGCTCGAGCCGGGGCGCACGGGTGTACAACAACACCTGCTTCGACACCGCGACGATGATCCACGCCGCGCTCATGCTCACCAACGAGTCGGAGGTGGGCCAGCCGAGCACCGACGTCGAGTTCCGCGGCAACATCGTCGCGCAGAGTTCGAGTTCGCGGGTCTTCACCGACACCGAAGATCTCGGCATGACCGACTGGTCGACGCTGGTGGTCGGCGACAACCTCTACTTCGCCGAGGGCGGCGCTCCGGTGTTCACGCTGAACGCGTCGGGGCTGTACGACGGGGGCGATGCCGCGGCCTGGAACGCAGCGCTCTCCGATCTCACCGGGCACGGCGACGCCAGCACCATCGCCGACCCGAAGTTCGTCGACACCACGCGGCTCGAGCCGTCGGCCGGGAGTCCCGCGGTCGACGCGATGCCGTGCCTGGTCGGCTACGACTTCGACGGACAGTCGCGCCCCAGCGATGGCGAGGTCTGCGACATCGGGGCCATCGAGCTCGACTGA